From Alcaligenes faecalis, the proteins below share one genomic window:
- a CDS encoding BMP family ABC transporter substrate-binding protein produces the protein MRKALMAAAIASPLAALPVSAQANDQEPLKIGFVYVSPIGEAGWTWQQDIGRLEMEEALKGRVVTQYVENVPEGADAERVIRDLAQQGNKLIFTTSFGYMNQTQKVAKQFPDVKFVHSTGYKTAPNVATTNARFYESRYLAGVLAGKMTKSNVVGYVGAHPIPEVLQGINAFAIGLKSVNPEAQVRVVWANSWYDPGKERDAAVTLLGQGADVVTHHTDSTATVQAAEEAGKYAIAYHSDMSKFGPKAQLAAVTHHWGDYFTRKATEVLDGKWQNDSTWGGLKSGMAALEGFGPEVPADVKEFVLAKQAEIEAGTLQPFAAPIKDNDGKVRLESGFLDDDALNRMDYYVEGVASKLPKQ, from the coding sequence ATGCGCAAGGCCCTGATGGCCGCTGCCATCGCTTCCCCCCTGGCCGCCTTGCCTGTGTCCGCTCAGGCAAACGATCAAGAACCCCTGAAAATCGGTTTTGTGTATGTCAGCCCTATCGGTGAAGCCGGTTGGACCTGGCAGCAGGATATTGGCCGTCTTGAAATGGAAGAGGCCCTGAAAGGCCGTGTGGTTACTCAGTACGTGGAAAACGTGCCTGAAGGTGCTGACGCAGAGCGCGTGATTCGCGATCTGGCCCAGCAAGGCAACAAGCTGATTTTCACGACCTCGTTTGGCTACATGAACCAGACGCAAAAAGTGGCCAAGCAGTTTCCTGACGTGAAATTTGTCCACTCCACCGGCTACAAGACGGCTCCTAACGTGGCGACCACCAACGCCCGTTTCTACGAGTCCCGTTACCTGGCTGGCGTGCTGGCTGGCAAAATGACCAAATCCAATGTGGTCGGTTACGTGGGGGCTCACCCCATTCCTGAAGTGCTGCAAGGTATCAACGCCTTCGCCATCGGTTTGAAGAGCGTGAACCCCGAAGCCCAGGTGCGCGTGGTTTGGGCCAATAGCTGGTATGACCCAGGTAAAGAGCGTGATGCGGCTGTGACCTTGCTGGGTCAGGGCGCAGACGTGGTGACTCACCACACCGACTCCACTGCTACCGTGCAGGCAGCTGAAGAAGCGGGCAAGTACGCGATTGCTTACCACTCCGACATGAGCAAGTTCGGTCCTAAAGCCCAGCTGGCTGCTGTGACGCACCACTGGGGTGACTACTTCACTCGCAAAGCCACTGAAGTTCTGGATGGTAAATGGCAGAACGACAGCACCTGGGGTGGCCTGAAGTCCGGTATGGCAGCTTTGGAAGGCTTCGGTCCTGAAGTGCCTGCTGACGTGAAGGAGTTCGTTCTGGCCAAACAGGCCGAGATCGAGGCTGGCACGCTGCAGCCTTTTGCCGCACCGATCAAGGACAACGACGGCAAGGTACGTCTGGAATCCGGTTTTCTGGATGACGATGCGTTGAACCGCATGGATTACTACGTGGAAGGCGTGGCCAGCAAACTGCCCAAGCAGTAA
- a CDS encoding ABC transporter permease encodes MDAIAPLLAATINAGTPLLLAALGLLINEKSGVINLGSEGMMLMAAIVGFAVAVQTGSPALGFVLGAVVGAVMAAAFAWLTVWLGANQVACGLALSLFGVGASAYIGLPFTGNSLTVTKLSIPVLKDIPLIGPAFFQQHYMVYVSWVLCIAVAWFLARTRSGLVLRAVGESPASAHSLGYNVRYIRLGALMFGGACCGLAGAFICLVYTPMWVENMVAGRGWIALALTTFATWRPWRVMLGAYLFGGVTILTYHAQALGVPVASQLLAMMPYLATIIVLVLISRNANWIRLNMPASLGKNFNPNN; translated from the coding sequence ATGGACGCGATTGCACCTTTGCTAGCCGCAACCATCAACGCAGGCACCCCTTTGCTCCTGGCAGCCTTGGGTTTGCTGATCAATGAAAAATCGGGTGTCATCAATCTGGGCTCGGAAGGCATGATGCTGATGGCGGCCATTGTGGGCTTTGCCGTGGCCGTGCAGACGGGCAGCCCTGCGTTGGGCTTTGTGCTGGGCGCCGTTGTGGGAGCCGTGATGGCCGCTGCCTTTGCCTGGCTGACGGTCTGGCTGGGGGCCAACCAGGTGGCTTGTGGCCTGGCCTTGTCGCTCTTCGGGGTAGGGGCCTCCGCCTATATCGGCCTGCCTTTCACCGGCAATTCCCTGACTGTCACCAAGCTGTCCATTCCGGTTTTGAAAGACATTCCGCTGATCGGGCCTGCGTTCTTCCAGCAGCATTACATGGTCTATGTGTCCTGGGTGTTGTGTATTGCCGTGGCCTGGTTCCTGGCTCGTACACGGTCTGGCCTGGTCTTGCGCGCCGTGGGTGAGTCGCCCGCTTCGGCCCATTCGCTGGGCTACAACGTGCGCTACATTCGCCTGGGGGCCTTGATGTTTGGCGGTGCCTGCTGCGGTCTGGCCGGTGCCTTCATCTGTCTGGTCTACACACCCATGTGGGTAGAGAATATGGTCGCCGGGCGTGGCTGGATTGCCCTGGCACTGACGACCTTTGCAACCTGGCGTCCCTGGCGCGTGATGCTGGGCGCTTACTTGTTTGGTGGGGTCACGATCCTGACCTATCATGCGCAGGCTCTGGGTGTTCCGGTAGCCTCGCAATTGCTGGCCATGATGCCGTATCTGGCCACGATTATTGTGCTGGTTTTAATTTCCCGAAACGCTAACTGGATCAGGTTGAATATGCCTGCATCGCTTGGCAAAAACTTCAATCCCAACAACTAG
- a CDS encoding ABC transporter permease encodes MFRLETRATPSTLMAWCSPLLAVLLTMVVAGTLFWSLGKNPLAGLNVFFLEPLRDLNGWAEVGVKLIPLLLISVGLAICFRANIFNIGAEGQLVMGALAAGAFVLQVDNGDNGGFFLISVALACGMLGGMAWAAIVAFLKDRFNANEILVSLMLVYVAQHLLSYLVHGALRDPDGFGFPQSSLFSDGFLLPAVLPGTRLHSGIVLALIASVAAWLFLTRSMAGFRLRVGGMAPLAARYAGFSSRKALWSSLLISGALAGLAGAAEVMGPVGQLTPSISPGYGFAAIIVAFVGRLHPLGLIFSSFVMSLLYIGGELAQSRLGLPNAITGIFQGILLFSLLACDVLITKRLVWRK; translated from the coding sequence ATGTTCAGGCTTGAGACTCGTGCCACGCCCTCCACCTTGATGGCCTGGTGTTCGCCTTTGCTGGCGGTCTTGTTGACCATGGTGGTCGCCGGAACCTTGTTCTGGTCGCTGGGCAAAAACCCTTTGGCGGGCTTGAACGTATTTTTTCTGGAGCCTTTGCGTGACCTGAATGGTTGGGCCGAGGTGGGCGTCAAGCTGATTCCTCTGCTGCTGATTTCTGTTGGCCTGGCAATTTGCTTCCGGGCCAATATCTTCAATATCGGGGCAGAAGGGCAGTTGGTGATGGGAGCGCTGGCAGCCGGGGCTTTTGTCCTGCAGGTAGACAATGGCGATAACGGTGGCTTTTTTCTGATTAGCGTCGCCCTGGCCTGCGGCATGCTCGGTGGCATGGCCTGGGCCGCGATTGTGGCTTTCTTGAAAGACCGTTTCAATGCCAACGAGATTCTGGTGTCCCTGATGCTGGTCTATGTGGCCCAGCACCTGCTCAGCTATCTGGTACACGGTGCCTTGCGTGATCCTGATGGTTTCGGCTTTCCGCAATCCAGCCTGTTTTCGGATGGCTTCCTGTTGCCCGCCGTCTTGCCCGGCACTCGCTTGCATAGCGGTATTGTGCTGGCGCTGATCGCTTCGGTGGCTGCCTGGCTCTTTCTGACACGAAGCATGGCCGGTTTTCGTCTGCGAGTGGGCGGCATGGCTCCCTTGGCAGCTCGGTATGCCGGCTTTTCCTCCCGTAAAGCCTTGTGGAGCTCCTTGCTGATTTCGGGGGCATTGGCTGGGCTGGCGGGTGCCGCAGAAGTCATGGGCCCGGTTGGGCAACTGACCCCTTCGATTTCTCCCGGCTATGGTTTTGCGGCCATTATCGTGGCCTTTGTGGGGCGACTGCACCCGCTGGGATTGATATTTTCCTCTTTTGTGATGTCCTTGCTTTATATCGGTGGGGAATTGGCCCAAAGTCGTTTGGGTCTGCCCAATGCAATTACCGGCATTTTCCAGGGCATCCTCCTGTTTTCCTTGTTGGCTTGTGACGTGCTCATCACCAAGCGTTTGGTCTGGAGAAAGTAA